The following coding sequences are from one Tachysurus vachellii isolate PV-2020 chromosome 7, HZAU_Pvac_v1, whole genome shotgun sequence window:
- the LOC132848821 gene encoding E3 ubiquitin-protein ligase TRIM39-like isoform X2 gives MAESSQPTKGRKRKIMSETHTFSCDSSSLLSEDQLLCSICLDVFAYPVTTPCGHNFCKSCLTQYWDKSQHCLCPLCKEEFTKRPELKINTTLREVADHFKKKSGSDKLEVLCDACSGDKLKALKSCLDCGLTFCKTHLEPHNHVSKLKKHKLITPVENLEDYICQKHDRALELFCRDDQTCVCQFCTEGDHKNHNTVPIEEESRERKIQMVKTKTDVQQMIQDRLKKIKEIKHSAEQSKRSTEKEKADSVEVFTALIRSIERSQAELLEVMEEKQKAAETQAEGLIKELEQEISVLKRRDTELEQLSQTEEHLHLLQIYSSMCSPPHTKNWTEISINTDVSGDTVRTALSQLQQTLNEKLTKSLNDKLKERVSTELKRIQQYAVDVTLDPDTANPYLILSADGKQVRLGDKPQKLRDSPQRFNKCPCVLGKQSFSSGRIYYEVQVRGKTDWDFGVATENINRKGKITPSPLYGLWAVALRNEIQYKAYAGPAVPLRLKKKLEVVGVFVDYEEGLVSFYDVKSRSHIYSFTGQSFTEKLHPYFSPELNKGGKNLAPLIISPVIKTRCVFTSQM, from the exons ATGGCTGAATCTTCACAACCAACAAAAGGCAGAAAAAGGAAGATCATGAGTGAAACACATACAT TTTCATGTGACTCCAGCAGTCTCCTGTCTGAAGATCAGCTGTTATGTTCAATCTGTCTGGATGTTTTTGCTTATCCAGTCACCACTCCATGTGGACACAACTTCTGTAAGAGCTGCCTTACACAGTACTGGGACAAGAGTCAACACTGTCTCTGTCCATTATGTAAAGAGGAATTCACCAAGAGACCTGAACTGAAGATTAATACAACACTGAGAGAGGTTGCAGATCACTTCAAGAAGAAAAGTGGTTCTGACAAACTTGAGGTTCTTTGTGATGCCTGCAGTGGAGATAAGCTGAAGGCCCTGAAATCCTGTCTGGATTGTGGACTGACTTTCTGTAAAACACATTTAGAGCCTCATAATCATGTTTCCAAACTTAAGAAACACAAGCTTATAACCCCTGTGGAGAACTTGGAGGACTACATATGCCAGAAACATGACAGAGCTCTGGAGCTGTTCTGTAGAGATgatcagacgtgtgtgtgtcagttctgcACTGAAGGAGACCACAAGAATCACAACACTGTTCCTatagaggaggagagcagagagaggaag aTTCAGATGGTGAAAACCAAAACAGATGTGCAGCAGATGATTCAGGACCGACTGAAGAAGATAAAAGAGATCAAACACTCAGCAGAGCAAAGCAAA agaagcacagagaaagagaaagcagacagtgTTGAAGTCTTCACTGCTCTGATTCGCTCCATTGAGAGAAGTCAGGCTGAGCTGCTGGaggtgatggaggagaagcagaaagcagcagagacGCAGGCTGAAGGACTCATTAaagagctggagcaggaaatcagtgtgttaaagaggagagacactgagctggagcaACTCTCACAAACTGAGGAGCAtctccacctcctacag ATTTACTCCTCCATGTGCAGCCCTCCACACACCAAGAACTGGACTGAGatcagtattaacactgatgtgAGTGGGGACACTGTGAGGAcagctctgtctcagcttcagcaGACTCTGAATGAGAAACTCACTAAATCACTCAATGACAAGTTAAAGGAAAGAG tttccacagaactgaagaggattcagcagtatgcag tggatgtgactctggatcctgatacagcAAATCCATATCTCATCCTGTctgctgatggaaaacaagtgaGGCTTGGGGACAAACCACAGAAACTTCGTGATTCACCACAGAGGTTTAATAAGTGTCCCTGTGTTCTGGGAAAGCAGAGTTTCTCCTCAGGGAGAATttattatgaggtgcaggtcagagggAAGACTGACTGGGATTTTGGGGTGGCCACagagaacattaacaggaagGGGAAAATTACTCCGAGTCCTCTGTATGGATTGTGGGCTGTGGCCCTGAGGAATGAGATTCAGTATAAGGCTTATGCTGGTCCTGCTGTCCCGCTCAGACTGAAAAAGAAACTGGAGGTGGTGGgagtgtttgtggattatgaggagggcctggtctccttttatgatgtgaagtccagatctcatatctactctttcactggtcagtctttcactgagaaactccATCCATACTTCAGTCCCGAATTAAATAAAGGAGGTAAAAATTTAGCACCACTGATAATCTCTCCTGTAATAAAGACAAGATGCGTTTTCACCTCACAAATGTAA
- the LOC132848821 gene encoding E3 ubiquitin-protein ligase TRIM39-like isoform X1 has product MPQDSHRVSLISVYIARKTIGAVSCDSSSLLSEDQLLCSICLDVFAYPVTTPCGHNFCKSCLTQYWDKSQHCLCPLCKEEFTKRPELKINTTLREVADHFKKKSGSDKLEVLCDACSGDKLKALKSCLDCGLTFCKTHLEPHNHVSKLKKHKLITPVENLEDYICQKHDRALELFCRDDQTCVCQFCTEGDHKNHNTVPIEEESRERKIQMVKTKTDVQQMIQDRLKKIKEIKHSAEQSKRSTEKEKADSVEVFTALIRSIERSQAELLEVMEEKQKAAETQAEGLIKELEQEISVLKRRDTELEQLSQTEEHLHLLQIYSSMCSPPHTKNWTEISINTDVSGDTVRTALSQLQQTLNEKLTKSLNDKLKERVSTELKRIQQYAVDVTLDPDTANPYLILSADGKQVRLGDKPQKLRDSPQRFNKCPCVLGKQSFSSGRIYYEVQVRGKTDWDFGVATENINRKGKITPSPLYGLWAVALRNEIQYKAYAGPAVPLRLKKKLEVVGVFVDYEEGLVSFYDVKSRSHIYSFTGQSFTEKLHPYFSPELNKGGKNLAPLIISPVIKTRCVFTSQM; this is encoded by the exons atgcctcaggattctcacagagtcagcctcatctcagtctacatcgcacggaagacaatcggagctg TTTCATGTGACTCCAGCAGTCTCCTGTCTGAAGATCAGCTGTTATGTTCAATCTGTCTGGATGTTTTTGCTTATCCAGTCACCACTCCATGTGGACACAACTTCTGTAAGAGCTGCCTTACACAGTACTGGGACAAGAGTCAACACTGTCTCTGTCCATTATGTAAAGAGGAATTCACCAAGAGACCTGAACTGAAGATTAATACAACACTGAGAGAGGTTGCAGATCACTTCAAGAAGAAAAGTGGTTCTGACAAACTTGAGGTTCTTTGTGATGCCTGCAGTGGAGATAAGCTGAAGGCCCTGAAATCCTGTCTGGATTGTGGACTGACTTTCTGTAAAACACATTTAGAGCCTCATAATCATGTTTCCAAACTTAAGAAACACAAGCTTATAACCCCTGTGGAGAACTTGGAGGACTACATATGCCAGAAACATGACAGAGCTCTGGAGCTGTTCTGTAGAGATgatcagacgtgtgtgtgtcagttctgcACTGAAGGAGACCACAAGAATCACAACACTGTTCCTatagaggaggagagcagagagaggaag aTTCAGATGGTGAAAACCAAAACAGATGTGCAGCAGATGATTCAGGACCGACTGAAGAAGATAAAAGAGATCAAACACTCAGCAGAGCAAAGCAAA agaagcacagagaaagagaaagcagacagtgTTGAAGTCTTCACTGCTCTGATTCGCTCCATTGAGAGAAGTCAGGCTGAGCTGCTGGaggtgatggaggagaagcagaaagcagcagagacGCAGGCTGAAGGACTCATTAaagagctggagcaggaaatcagtgtgttaaagaggagagacactgagctggagcaACTCTCACAAACTGAGGAGCAtctccacctcctacag ATTTACTCCTCCATGTGCAGCCCTCCACACACCAAGAACTGGACTGAGatcagtattaacactgatgtgAGTGGGGACACTGTGAGGAcagctctgtctcagcttcagcaGACTCTGAATGAGAAACTCACTAAATCACTCAATGACAAGTTAAAGGAAAGAG tttccacagaactgaagaggattcagcagtatgcag tggatgtgactctggatcctgatacagcAAATCCATATCTCATCCTGTctgctgatggaaaacaagtgaGGCTTGGGGACAAACCACAGAAACTTCGTGATTCACCACAGAGGTTTAATAAGTGTCCCTGTGTTCTGGGAAAGCAGAGTTTCTCCTCAGGGAGAATttattatgaggtgcaggtcagagggAAGACTGACTGGGATTTTGGGGTGGCCACagagaacattaacaggaagGGGAAAATTACTCCGAGTCCTCTGTATGGATTGTGGGCTGTGGCCCTGAGGAATGAGATTCAGTATAAGGCTTATGCTGGTCCTGCTGTCCCGCTCAGACTGAAAAAGAAACTGGAGGTGGTGGgagtgtttgtggattatgaggagggcctggtctccttttatgatgtgaagtccagatctcatatctactctttcactggtcagtctttcactgagaaactccATCCATACTTCAGTCCCGAATTAAATAAAGGAGGTAAAAATTTAGCACCACTGATAATCTCTCCTGTAATAAAGACAAGATGCGTTTTCACCTCACAAATGTAA